The following proteins are co-located in the Dyadobacter chenwenxiniae genome:
- a CDS encoding DNA-formamidopyrimidine glycosylase family protein, translating into MPEGPSIVILRELIEELSLENAVIRLVEGNSKIDKDRLTDQKVIAFRSWGKHFLVCFEDFTLRIHFMLFGSYLINERKKTPPRLTLVFDDAELNFYACSAAILDQPADEIYDWSGDIMSESWSSTKAIKKLKLVPKMLACDALLDQNIFAGSGNIIKNEVLFRIMVHPLSLIGALPEAKLKELVRETRNYSFDFLNWKKEFTLKKHWLAHTKKMCPRCLIPFHKEYLGKTKRRSYFCENCQKQYD; encoded by the coding sequence ATGCCCGAGGGACCGTCTATTGTTATTTTAAGGGAATTGATCGAGGAACTAAGCCTTGAAAATGCTGTGATCAGATTAGTGGAGGGCAATTCAAAGATAGACAAGGACCGATTGACGGATCAGAAGGTTATTGCTTTCAGATCGTGGGGAAAACACTTCCTTGTGTGTTTCGAAGATTTTACCCTGCGTATCCACTTTATGCTTTTTGGCTCCTACCTGATCAATGAGCGAAAAAAAACGCCACCACGGCTGACACTGGTTTTTGATGATGCGGAACTGAACTTTTACGCCTGCTCCGCCGCCATCCTTGACCAGCCCGCCGACGAAATTTACGATTGGAGCGGTGATATTATGTCCGAATCGTGGAGTTCGACAAAAGCGATCAAAAAACTGAAACTCGTTCCCAAAATGCTGGCATGTGACGCCTTACTGGACCAAAATATTTTTGCGGGAAGCGGAAACATCATCAAAAACGAGGTGCTTTTCCGCATTATGGTTCACCCGCTCAGCCTGATCGGCGCGCTGCCGGAAGCAAAACTGAAAGAATTGGTTAGGGAAACCCGGAATTACAGCTTTGACTTTTTAAACTGGAAAAAAGAATTTACCCTGAAAAAACACTGGCTGGCTCACACGAAAAAAATGTGTCCACGCTGCCTGATTCCATTTCATAAGGAATATTTAGGTAAAACAAAAAGAAGAAGCTACTTCTGCGAAAATTGCCAGAAGCAATATGATTAG
- a CDS encoding WG repeat-containing protein, which translates to MFQKAVSWIVFIWILTSFQNAFCQPVSVPGKPWLSEYNVFKDYKGVYVVKKITIPCRAYETFLVDGNGKKLTPAYRDIGDFSGDLAEFVPMELDEKKQGRHGFINRRGEVVIPPIYVSTDKFYEGKTWVIYRSGKQFGLSYIDSTGKEIYKVPIQYFKKDFLISAAKVDMICNYDTREDILWWKGRNYFILNWNFSPFIEKEVKSSKYIYHFLYEGKYGIIDNNMILRVPVSLDDIDPEYKFSGQGMERVKYGDKFGYINVFTGELITDFLYTDTRKPTSGLFWVKKNNKWGCIDKTGKTRIAFLYDEATGFTNEDRSAVAINGKFGHIDKKGKIRTPLQYDFASYYNRGISMVRIDDKYGYIDINNRYIIEPIYDEALPFDKETTIAERIWLRFELSKNGAERFIGFSYKLNAVLILIGLALFIYANNLIYKRMQLNRARRKK; encoded by the coding sequence ATGTTTCAAAAGGCTGTTAGCTGGATTGTCTTTATTTGGATTCTGACAAGTTTTCAAAATGCGTTTTGCCAACCGGTTTCTGTTCCGGGGAAGCCGTGGCTTTCGGAATACAATGTTTTTAAGGATTACAAAGGGGTGTATGTCGTCAAAAAAATAACCATTCCCTGCCGCGCCTATGAGACCTTTTTGGTTGACGGCAACGGGAAAAAGCTCACGCCTGCTTACCGCGACATAGGTGATTTTTCGGGAGATTTAGCCGAATTTGTGCCCATGGAGCTGGATGAGAAAAAGCAGGGCCGCCACGGATTCATCAACCGGCGAGGCGAGGTGGTGATCCCGCCGATTTACGTTTCTACCGACAAGTTTTATGAGGGGAAGACCTGGGTGATTTATCGCTCAGGAAAGCAGTTCGGGCTTTCGTACATTGATTCCACGGGAAAAGAAATTTACAAAGTTCCCATTCAGTATTTCAAAAAAGACTTCCTGATCTCTGCCGCAAAGGTGGACATGATCTGCAATTATGACACCAGAGAGGACATTCTCTGGTGGAAAGGCCGTAACTATTTTATCCTGAACTGGAATTTTAGTCCATTCATTGAAAAAGAGGTGAAGAGCTCTAAGTACATTTATCACTTTTTGTATGAAGGCAAATATGGGATTATAGACAACAACATGATCCTGCGCGTGCCTGTTTCGCTGGATGACATCGATCCCGAATACAAGTTTTCGGGCCAGGGCATGGAGCGGGTTAAGTACGGGGACAAGTTTGGGTATATCAATGTCTTTACCGGCGAGCTTATCACCGATTTTTTATATACGGACACACGTAAACCAACGTCTGGACTATTTTGGGTAAAGAAAAACAACAAATGGGGATGCATTGACAAAACCGGGAAAACCCGCATTGCTTTCCTGTATGATGAGGCAACCGGCTTTACGAACGAAGACCGGTCGGCAGTCGCAATAAATGGGAAATTCGGCCATATAGACAAAAAAGGCAAAATCCGCACGCCACTCCAATATGACTTCGCTTCCTACTACAACCGCGGCATATCCATGGTCCGCATTGATGATAAATACGGCTATATCGATATCAACAACCGCTACATTATCGAGCCTATTTACGACGAAGCGCTCCCTTTCGACAAGGAGACAACCATTGCAGAGCGTATATGGCTCAGATTTGAACTCTCAAAAAATGGCGCAGAAAGGTTCATCGGTTTTTCCTATAAGTTGAACGCAGTTTTAATCCTGATAGGGCTGGCGTTATTTATTTATGCTAATAACCTTATTTACAAGCGTATGCAGCTTAATAGGGCGCGGCGGAAGAAGTAA
- a CDS encoding 2'-5' RNA ligase family protein — MEQYSLAIMPGAPISLEVAGMKQQLRAAIGKSYGSANAEAHISLDGFEADENDFPYILAEYRRIVFELTPFEISFSGFDDFDRADYSAFYIKPTIDSSAEIRRRSEAVIKAFDKKLKKQYIKKWADESKNPHMSIGRRLTREWIALAYSTLSTYEASFTCDAFAIRKFNEKRRQYDVVDVLPLLGTAGPLAQLDLFQP, encoded by the coding sequence GTGGAGCAATATTCCTTAGCCATCATGCCCGGCGCGCCAATATCTCTCGAAGTGGCCGGGATGAAACAGCAATTGCGGGCCGCCATTGGCAAAAGTTACGGCAGCGCCAATGCGGAGGCGCACATTTCTTTGGATGGATTCGAGGCAGATGAAAATGACTTTCCATACATTCTGGCCGAATATCGTCGGATCGTTTTTGAATTAACACCTTTTGAAATCAGCTTTTCCGGATTTGACGATTTTGATAGGGCTGATTATTCTGCATTTTACATCAAACCAACAATCGACTCGTCGGCCGAGATCCGGCGCCGTAGTGAGGCTGTGATAAAGGCATTTGATAAGAAACTCAAAAAACAATACATTAAAAAGTGGGCGGATGAGTCCAAAAACCCGCATATGTCAATCGGTCGCAGGCTTACGCGAGAATGGATTGCGCTGGCATATTCCACGCTGAGCACATATGAAGCGAGTTTTACATGCGATGCATTTGCGATCCGGAAGTTCAATGAAAAACGCCGACAGTATGATGTTGTGGACGTGCTTCCGTTGCTGGGAACCGCCGGGCCGCTCGCTCAGCTGGATTTGTTTCAACCTTAA